The genomic window GAGACATTTGGTGGCAGGGTCAGCTgaagagctggggatagaacccagggatGGGACAGACCCCTCCagaccctcctctgcccagtttCTGGGGAAAGGGGTGTCAGACACCACAGAGACCCTCCTTCCTGCTGAGTGGAAGCCAGCTGAGTGAaatggggaggggacaggccaGCACCCGCACCCCACCTCCTAGCAAGGGCAGCAGGCCCTGGTCACCTAACAGCAGCTGGAGGGGCTCTGGCATCTCCCCTGGGTACCTGGCCgatcccctctccacccccaactgCTCCTGCtcgcccccgcccccacactcCTCATACCCAGCGgttcctgctctgcctccctccccccccactcctcgTCCCCACAGCCTGGGCACTCCTGCTACCCCCCAGCCACTGCCGCCACCCCTTGTATCCAGCTATTCTCCTCCTCCACGCCTGGAACCCAACCATTCTGCCCCCCGGCCCCgtacccagccactccaccatGTCCCGGATGGCGGTGAAgtacttctcctcctccttctcggggTTGGTGTCATCGTACCGCAGGAAGCACACGCCCCCGTTGGCCTGAAGGGGGCACGGTGTGGTTAgccagctcccagcaccccctgtgcCCGCAGCCCCACCAACCCCCATACCCGCACCTGGCATCCCCCGCACCCGCAGCCCTACCCGCCCGCAGCCCTGCCCGCCCTCGCGCCTGGCACCCCCGCAGCCCCACCAACCCCCATACCCGCCCCCGCACCTGGCACCCCCTGCGCCCGCAGCCCtgccctcctgcagccctgcccgCCCTCGCGCCTGGCACCCCCGCAGCCCCAccaacccccatccccacccccgcaCCTGGCACCGCCTACGCCCGCAGCCCTGCCCGCCCTCGCGCCTGGCACCCCTGCAGCCCCACCAACCCCCATACCCGACCCCACATCTGGCACCCCCTGTGCCCGCAGCCCCACCAACCCCCATACCCGCCCCCGCACCTGGCACCCCCTGCGCCCGCAGCCCTGCCCGCCCTCACGCCTGGCACCCCCGCAGCCCCACCAACCCCCACACCCGCCCCCACATCCGGCACCCCCTGTGCCCGCAGCCCCACCAACCCCCATCCCCGCACCTGGCACCCCCTTCACCCgcagccccgcccacccccaccaGCCTCCGCGCCTggcacccccacagccccgccAGCCCCCATGTCCAACCCCGCACCCTCTGCACctgcagccctgccaacccctgtgccCGGCACCCCCTGCACCTGCAGCCCCACCCACTCACACCAGCCCCCACACCCAGGACCCCTTGCCCACCGCTGCCAGCCCCTGCGCCTGGCACCCCCTGTGTCCGCAGCCCCTGTGCCCGGCACCTCCTGCACCCGCAGGcccagcaccccctaccctgcagcCCCACCAGTCCCTGCGCCCGGCAGGCCCCTGCGCCAGCATCCCCATCAGCCCCTGAGCCCGGCACTctctgcccctgcagccctgcccacctCCGCCAGCCGCTGTGTCACGGAGttcctgggcgatgctctggaattgctccccacaaagccagtcaggacttcggggagcctcctctcccttggagcagacttgttcagggcaagaagctcacacggcttcacctcctgggtctctccttggagcattcagcatcctctgcccctccatgcgcttcccacagcgagcccgccccagcggggtcctggggaagccaccgggtcctgcacccccactttgcagtcagacgtgactctcagccagccagtaacacagaggtttattcgatgacaggaacagggtctaaaacagagcttgtagatacagcgaaccagacccctcggctgggtccattctgggggccagtgagccagacccccacgtctgcacttcactcctcgtccccagccagctccagactaacaacccctccagcccctcctctctgctcagcccctttcccgggccaggaggtcacctgatccctttgtctccaacaccttcagctggcacctttgcagagggggggcccaggccatcagttgctaggagacagagtgccaggcatttattTAGGTggactggccccttcctctgcagcaatcacacacccttattctaCCACCTAGgtattaagaactgccatggggacactgaggcaccaacacagtattcaaataaaacattaagaacattcccagttcgtcacaccctgCGCCCAGCACCCTCTACTCCTGCAGCCCAACCAGCCCCTGCgcccagcaccccctgtggcGCAGGTCAGGGATCAGAGGGGCTGGGCGCAGCTTggagggggagagcccagggcaccaccctgccccagcactgctgGAAGCTGGTTTCTTTCTGTTTCTAGGCCCTTCTCGCTCCATCAGGAGAGCCCACTGTCCCCAGGGGCTGGAGGCCGCCTGTCCTGTGGGCCAAgtcccaggggggtgggggtgggggctgcatgCCTGCGAAGGGCATGAGGCTGGCGCCTTGTCAGCTTGCATAGCCTGGCCCAGGGTCGGTAACGCTCCAGACCTTGGGCTAGTGGGTCTGGGAACTCCTCTGCCCTCAGGTGCGGACGCGGTTCCCTCCTGAGCCCAACGGGATCCTGCACATCGGCCACGCTAAAGCCATCAACTTCAACTTCGGCTATGCCCAGGTgaggccccccccacccccccggagccAGCTGCACCCCTCGGGCCCCCTGGCTATGCCAAGGTGAGAGGGGCCCCCCCGAGCCAGCTGGGCCCCCTGGCTATGCCAAGGtgagccccaccaccaccaagccAGCTGCACCCCCTGGAACCCCCGGCTATGCCAAGGTGAgcccccccccaagccagccGCACCCCCCCCGGCTATGCCAAGGTGAGgccccccccccaagccagctGCATCCTCCGGGACCCCCGGCTATGCCAAGGTGAGCCCTCCCCCCGGCTATGCCAAGgtgagccccccccacccccggagccAACCGCACCTCCTGGGGCCCCCCAGCTACACCAAGGTGAGCTCTTGCCCTGCCCGCCTGTGCCAGATGTGCCCTCCCAGCTCCCTCACGGCACCTTGCTGGTGGGGCCCAGTCTGATCTCAGCACTCTCACACGCCTGACCCCATgcgggggctggctccaggaagctgctggccctgccctctccccagtgTGTGGGGTGGGCCAGGCTGCGGGTCCAGGGGGTACCgggtgtgggggctggtgggggtgggcagggctgcggGTGCGGGGGCTGGCGGGGCTGTGGGCGCAGGGGGTGCTAGGTGCTGGGGCAGGTGTAGGGGCTGATGGAGCAGAGGGTGCAGGGTGCAGAGGATGGTCGCGGTGGGTGGGGCTgcgggcacaggggctggtggggctgCGGGTGCAGGGGGTGCCGGGCGCAGAGGATGGTGGCGGTGTGCGGggctgcaggcacagagggtgctggctgggggggcgggCATGGGGGCTgacggggctgggggtgcagggggtgccgGGTGCAGGAGATGATGACGGTGGGTGGGGCTGCAGGCACATGAGGTGCTGGGTGAGGGAGCGGGCGTGGGGACTAGCAGGGCTGTGGGCTCAGGGGGTGCTGGGCGCGGGGGctgtgggtgcagggggtgccAGGTGCGGGGGCGGGTATGGGGGTTGGTGGGGCTGCAGGCACAGGGGGTGCCAGATGTGGGGGCGGGTATGGGGgttggtggggctgtgggggtgccaGGCGCGAGGGCGAGCAGGGCTGCGGGCGGGCAGGGCTGCGGGTGCAGGGGGTGCCAGGCGCGGGGGCTggcgggggtgggcagggctgcggGCACAGGGGGTGCCGGAtgcgggggtggggatgggggttggTGGGGCTGCGGGGGTGCCAGGCGCGGGGGCTggcgggggtgggcagggctgcggGCGCAGGGGGTGCCAGGTGCGGGGGCGGGTATAGGGGTTGGTGGGGCTGCGGgcacagggggtgctgggagctggcTAACCACACCGTGCCCCCTTCAGGCCAACGGGGGCGTGTGCTTCCTGCGGTACGATGACACCAACCCcgagaaggaagaggagaagtACTTCACCGCCATCCGGGACatggtggagtggctgggtacGGGGCCGGGGGGCAGAATGGTTGGGTTCCAGGCGTGGAGGAGGAGAATAGCTGGATACAAGGGGTGGCGGCAGTGGCTGGGGGGTAGCAGGAGTGCCCAGGCTGTGGGGAcgaggagtggggggggagggaggcagagcaggaacCGCTGGGTATGAGgagtgtgggggcgggggcgaGCAGGAGcagttgggggtggagaggggatcGGCCAGGTACCCAGGGGAGATGCCAGAGCCCCTCCAGCTGCTGTTAGGTGACCAGGGCATGCTGCCCTTGCTAGGAGGTGGGGTGCGGGTGCtggcctgtcccctccccattTCACTCAGCTGGCTTCCACGAGGTCCCTGCATGCTGCCAATGGGAAGCcgggagtccctgggcgatgctgaCTCTGTCCCGGGGGCCCCGAGCGATGGTGGCTCTGCTCCCTACGAAGCCGGTGGGCGATGGTGGCTCTGCCGCGGGGGCCCTGGGCGATGGTGGCTCTGCCGCGGGGGCTCTGGGCGATGGTGGCTCTGCTCCCTACGAAGCcgggcaggactctgggggagcctcctctctcgaAGCAGACGGTCCCCGGGGCAAGACGCTCCcacagcttccaccttcctgggtctgagctcagagcatccagcatcccctgcccctccgtgcgcttcccgcAGCGAGtcgcccaggtggggtcctggggcagccagaggcccctgcccccccacccctccgcaGGCAgacgggactctcagccagccggggaAACAGCAGGTTTATCAGTCACAGGATCATGGCGAAGGGCAGAGCtcgttagcacagaaatcagggaCTTTCAGCCAAATCCATCTTGGGAGTCCTGGGCCAGGCAGCCTGGCttccccccttccagcccctcacaCAGACTGCCAGCCTCCAGGCACCCCACCTCCGACACCCCATTgttcttcctccttctctttgtCTCGCTGCACCTGGTCACATCCCCTTCCTGGCCCCCCGGTTACGAAGGGCATCAGCCATCACCTAGTGCAGcaaggggaaatccccactttgtCACCCGGGGCAGCCCCCTGTCtctggggcagagcggggggtgAGGCTGGTGCTCCGGAtgggggacggggagggagggtctCCCTCATGGGCTCGCTCTGCCATAGGCTACAAGCCGCATGCCGTGACACATGCCTCGGACTACTTCGACCAGCTGTACGTGTGGGCCGTGGAGCTCGTCCGGCGGTGAGTATGTGGGGTATGCGGGGCCCAGGAGGGGCGGAGCCGGCTGTTCTGGGGGCCAGGGTGTGCCTGGCTGCTCCGGGGAAGGGACGGAGCCTAATGGGGATCCCCGCAAACAGCCTGGGCCGCCTGCCAGGGCCAGGCCGCTGGGTCCCGTGCTGGGCTGTGGCTCGCGTGTGTGCGGCGGGCGTGACgtcctctcctccccaggggccACGCCTACGTCTGCCATCAGCGGGTGGAAGAAATCAAAGGCCACAACCCTCCGCCCTCCCCGTGGCGGGATCGGCCCGTGGAAGAGTCACTCCTCCTCTTCGAGGTACGTGGGCCTGGCAAAGGGACCCCGTGCCCCGCTGGGCGACCCCCCTCCATGACCGCTCCCCTTGCTGGGCGGCCGCCCCGTCCCCTCGgtgacccctgccccctgctgggcggcCGCCCCGTCCCCTCGgtgacccctgccccctgctgggcgcCCCCTCTGGgtgacccctgccccctgctgggcgacCGCCCCGCCCCCTCGGTGACCCCTGCCCCCCGCTGGGCGACCCCCCCCCTCGGTGACGCTTCCTCCTGCTGGGCGACCGCCCCGCCCCCTCAgtgacccctgccccctgctgggcgacCGCCCCGCCCCCTCGGTGACCCCTGCCCCCCGCTGGGCGACCCCCCCCTCGGTGACGCTTCCTCCTGCTGGGCGGCCGCCCCGTCCCCTCGgtgacccctgccccctgctgggcgcCCCCTCTGGgtgacccctgccccctgctgggcggcCGCCCCGTCCCCTCGgtgacccctgccccctgctgggcgacCGCCCCGCCCCCTCGGTGACCCCTGCCCCCCGCTGGGCGACCCCCCCCTCGGTGACTCTTCCTCCTGCTGGGCGACCGCCCCGCCCCCTCAgtgacccctgccccctgctgggcgcCCCGTCCCCTCGgtgacccctgccccctgctgggcgcCCCCTCCGGgtgacccctgccccctcctgggtgACCACCCCGCCCCCTTGGTGACCCCTGCCCCCCGCTGGGCGACCCCCCCCCCTCGGTGACTGCTCCCCCGGCTGGACGACCGCCCCGCCCCCTCGgtgacccctgccccctgctggacgaccccccctcagtgtcccctgccccctgctgggcgacTGCCCCGTCCCCTCGgtgacccctgccccctgctgggcgacCGCCCCGTCCCCTCGgtgacccctgccccctgctgggcgacCGCCCCGCCCCCTCGgtgacccctgccccctgctggacgaccccccctcagtgtcccctgccccctgctgggcgacTGCCCCGTCCCCTCGgtgacccctgccccctgctgggcgacCGCCCCGTCCCCTCGgtgacccctgccccctgctgggcgacCGCCCCGCCCTTCAgtgtcccctgccccctgctgggcgacCGCCCCGTCCCCTCGgtgacccctgccccctgctgggcgacCGCCCCGTCCCCTCGgtgacccctgccccctgctgggcgcCCCCTCCGGgtgacccctgcccccccgctgGGCGACCACCCCGCCCCCTCGGTGACCCCTGCCCCCCGCTGGGCGACCCCCCCCCGATGACTGCTCCCCCGGCTGAGCGACCCCCACCTCGGTGACTCTTCCTCCTGCTGGGCAACCGCCCCACCCCCTCAGTGACACTTGCCCCCCGCTgggcgacccccccccccccggtgactgctcaccccaccccctcagcagccccctccctcctctgggtgctccccccaccccatccccacggggccctgccccgcccccacagcaccCCGACTGATGGGCCCCGCTGGTCTCCCCCGGCTGTCGCGGCAGGGGATGAAGAGGGGGAAATTTGAGGAGGGGGAGGCCACGCTGCGAATGAAGCTGGTGATGGAAGACGGGAAGCTGGACCCTGTCGCCTACCGCATCAAATACATGCCACACCACCGGACCAGGGACAGATGgtaggccccccccccccccgccgggccctgCTCTTTGGCCCGACCCCACCGGAGAGGAGCTGGGACCTGGGGGGCAAGGGCCTCGCTTCCCGGACCTGCCTAGAGCAGCGCAGGGGACCTGGATGCAGGAGTGGGGGCCGGGACCCTGGGCTTCGCTCCTGTGGTGGGGCAGGTGGCTTCTGTgttgggctggggcctgagggGGGTGCAGTTGCTGGCCAGGGGCTGGTGTCGGGGGGGCAGCGAGCGCCAGCGAGGGGCTGGTGTCGGAAGGGGAGGCAGCGGGCGCCGGTGAGGGGCTGGTGTTGGAAGGGGGAGGGCAGCGGGCGCCGGTGAGGGGCTGGTTTCGGAAGGGGGGGCCAGCGGGCGCCTGTGTCGGAAGGAGGGGGGCCAGCGGGCACCAGTGTCGGAAGGAGGGGGCCAGCAGGCACTGGTGAGGGGCTGGTGtcggaaagggggggggggccagCGGGCGCCGGTGAAGGGCTGGTGTTGGAAGGGGAGGGCAGCGGGCGCCGGTGAGGGGCTGGTGTCGGAAGGGGAGGGCAGCGGGCGCTGGTGTTGGAAGGGTGAGGGCAGCGGGCGCCGGTGAGGGGCTGGTGTTGgaaggggggggcagcaggcgctGGTGAGGGGCTGGGCATCCAGCCCTCAGGCCCTGCCTTGCGTTTCAGGTGCATCTACCCCACGTACGACTACACGCACTGCCTGTGCGACTCCATTGAGCACATCACCCACTCGCTCTGCACCAAAGAGTTCCAGGCCCGGTGAGGCGGGGCCAGCAGAGCTGTGTCTCctctgcagctgtggggagcttgctCTGATTGTGGGGGGCAGTGTCGGCGGCTGTGGGGAGCCGGGAATGGTTGGAGgccagcaggggcagtgcctgtggccagtgggagctcagTGCAGCTGGGGCTGAGCCCAGCTAGCAGGGGGACAGCAGTGTGAGTGGCAgggcacggagggggcagtggatgGGCAGGACGTgagtggtgggggcagggcacggagggggcagtggatgGGCAGGGTGTgagtggtgggggcagggcaaggagggGGCAGTGGATGGGCAGGGTGTGAGTGGCAgggcacggagggggcagtggatgGGCAGGGTATGAGTGGCAGGGCACGGAGGGGCAGTGGATGGGCAGGGTATGAGTGGCAgggcacggagggggcagtggatgGGCAGGGTGTtagtggtgggggcagggcacggaGGGGCAGTGGATGGGCAGGGTATGAGTGGCAGGGCACGGAGGGGCAGTGGATGGGCAGGGTATGAGTGGCAgggcacggagggggcagtggatgGGCAGTGTGTGAGTGGCAgggcacggagggggcagtggatgGGCAGGGTGTtagtggtgggggcagggcacggagggggcagtggatgGGCAGAGTGTtagtggtgggggcagggcacggaGGAGGCAGTGGATGGGCAGGGTATGAGTGGCAGGGCTCGGAGGGGGCAGTGGATGGGCAGGGTGTtagtggtgggggcagggcacggagggggcagtggatgGGCAGGGTGTGAGTGGCAGGGCAAGGAGGGGGCAGTGGATGGGCAGGGTATGAGTGGCAgggcacggagggggcagtggatgGGCAGGGTGTtagtggtgggggcagggcacggagggggcagtggatgGGCAGGGTGTtagtggtgggggcagggcggggggcagtcGAGGCGTGACCAGCTGGGTGATTTCCCCTCCAGGCGCTCCTCCTACTTCTGGCTGTGCAATGCGCTGGGCGTGTACTGCCCCGTGCAGTGGGAGTACGGGCGCCTGAACCTGCTCTACACCGTGGTGTCCAAGAGGAAGATCATCCGGCTGGTGGAGGCGGGCGCCGTCAGGTGAGGGATGTGCAGGCTGCTGGGGCGGGCGGGGCGGCTccacgctgccccctgctggtcacAGCTGGTGTTGCCGTTTCAGGGACTGGGACGACCCGCGGCTCTTCACGCTGACGGCCCTGCGCCGCCGAGGTTTCCCCCCCGAGGCCATCAACAACTTCTGTGCTCGGGTAGgtgccctggggcggggggagcgggTGCTGGCTGCCCCTCCTGGGCAAGAGCTGAGCACAGCCTGTGCCCGCAGGTAGGGGTGACGGTGGCGCAGACGACAATGGAGCCCCACCTGCTGGAGGCGTGCGTGCGGGAGGTGCTGAACGAGCGTGCCCCGCGCGCCATGGCTGTGCTGCAGCCCCTCCGAGTCATCATCACCAACTTCCCCACCCAGAAGGTGAGGCTGGCAGAGCATAgaggggcgctggggggctgcaggcctGGGGCGCGAAGGGGCCCAGCATAGCCCCGCTGCTGGCACTGACCTGCTTGCTTCCCTGccaggccctggaagtttttgtGCCCAACTTCCCAGCCAACGAGACCAAGGGCTTCCACAAAGTCCCCTTCCAGGCCACCATCTACATCGAGCAGAGCGACTTCAGGgaggtgagcaggggtgggggcaccgGCATTACCTTGGCTCCAGGGCCCCTCCCCATAGGGAATGGGGCGTGGGGGACAAGCACTGGGAGCTGGGCTCCATACAGGGAGTGGGACTAGGCTGGTCAGTCGGGGCACCTGCCAGCTGCTGAACGGGAGAGCCCAGCCAGTCTGtatgggtgggggcgggggccaggaccggggctggggccagagctcgGCTGACGcagggccggggctggggctggagctggagctcggctgagaggggctggggacgGGGACGGAGCTCGGCTGATGCGGGCTGGCGCCAGGGCCGGGGCCAGAACTGGAGCTCAGCTGACGGACCGGGGTCGGGGCTCGGCTGGGGATGGGGACGGAGCTCAGCTGACGCAGGACGGGGCCGGGGCAGGAGCTTGGCTGATGCGGGACAGGGCCAGAGGTCGGCTGACAGGGGCCAGGGCCGGAGCTCAGCTGATGCGGGATGGGCCGGGGCCGGAGCTCGGCTCACAGGGGTCGGGGCCGGAGCTCGGCtcgccggggccggggccggggccggagcTCGGCtcgccggggccggggccggagcTCGGCtcgccggggccggggccggagcTCGGCTcgccggggccggggctggggccggAGCTCGGCtcgccggggccggggccggggccggagcTCGGCTGATGCGGGGCCGGGACAGGGAGGGAGCTCGGCTGATGCGGGGCTGGGGCCGGAGCTCGGCTGATGCGGGGCCGAGAGGGAGCTTGGCTGacgggggccggggccggggccggagcTCGGTTGAGAGGGGCTAGGGACGGGGACGGAGCTCGGCTGACGCGGGCCGGGGACGGAGCTCGGCTGATGTGGGCTGGGGTCTCTCCTTGCAGGTGGTGGACCAAGGCTACAAGCGGCTGGCACTCGGCCAGCCAGTGGGGCTGAGACACACTGGCTACATCATTGCTGTCCAGAACGTGGTCaaggtgggctggggccagcgGCCAGCACTGCCATTGCCTTGGGGTCGCCTGCCGTTAGACTGATGTGCCAGCCACATGCCCTGGCTCCAGGGGGCTTCCCGGTGCGACCTGCCTCGTCAGCACCAGGGGGCGCTCCTTCCAATCACTGTCAGCTACGtggcagggcagagggcaggggagccaggatgcctgggttctggggagggtgggcggggggggagctaggatgcctgggttccagaGAGAGAGTGAGGGGAGCCAGGATGCATGAgttctggggagggcaggggggaagagCCAGGATGCCTAGGTTCCAGAGACCAGGAAGAGGAGGCAGGATATCTGGGTTccggggagggtggggtggagggaggcaggacgcctgggttccggggagggtggggtggagggaggcaggATGTCTGGGTtctggggagggtggggtggagggaggcaggATGTCTGGGTTccggggagggtggggtggagggaggcaggACGTCTGGGTTCcagggagggtggggtggggcggggcagggcaggacgCCTGGATTCCGGGGAGGGCTCGGCTGTTGCTGGGCCTCAGGCCTGCTCCTCTGTGcttggccctggagctgtgggaaGCTCTGAGGGGTGggagctggcacaggcagccagTGGCCTTGGCTCTCCAGCCCCCAGCCGCTCAACATGCGGCAGACCCCCCCTTCTCGCCAGGCTGCCTGTGTGGTGGGCACAGGCACGAGGCCGTGGGGCGTTGGGCCCTGACACTCCTCTTGCTCCGTGCTCAGGACGCCAGCGGGCAGGTGATGGAGCTGGAGGTGACCTGCACCAAGTCGGACGCTGCAGAGAAGCCCAAAGCCTTCATCCATTGGGTGTCGGAGCCACTGGTCTGCGAGGTGCGGCTCTACGAACGGCTGTGAGTACGGGGGGCGCTGGCTCAGGGCTGTCCCGGGAGTGGGACTGGGCTggtgccccagccctgctgtgtggAGCCACGCCCTGGGCACAGCCAATGGCACCCAGCTCCTCTTAGTAGGTGAACCCAGAGCTGCCActtcagcagctctgctgctctcgCCAGCTGCCCTGGCAGCCTCAGGCACGTCGGTGCCAGCCCCTGCCTGCTGGGAAACACACCAGAGATCTCAGTGCTTCCCAGGCCACTGCGGGGGGGAGGGCTGCAGGCCTGGTGGCTACTGCTGGGGCTGCTAGGTCAGTGGGCTTCCCTGGCACAGCAGAGGGTGGCACAGGGTAGGACCCAGCCAGGCTTAGCAGCTGGTcactgcagggggcaggggagagatttCAGGGATTCCAGCCTGGGGACTCCTGCCCCGGCCCTGACTGGCCTTGCCTTATTTGCAGGTTCTTGCACAAAAACCCCGAGGACCCTGCAGAGGTGCCAGCTGGGTTCCTGAGTGACCTCAACCCCGTGAGTGCTGGCAGGTGCTGCGGCTCGGCTGCAGTGGGCCAGGCCTCGCTGCTGTGACAAGGTTCCCCGCCAGGTGCCTCGAGTACAGCCTGTGCCAGGCCACTGGCTTCCCTCTTCTGGCTAGGGACGTGCTGCCTCATGTACCACGTCTCCGGCTGGGAGGGCAGGGCCAGTGCCTTGGGGCCTTGCTGAGGGAGTCccggagtgggagggcctgagcGGCACTGAGCACGTGACCCACTGGGCAGAGCCGGAGCGGATTCCATCCAGCCTGGAGTGAGGGGAGCACCCCCGTCTGGGGGCCGTTGGGAACGGGGACACCTCCCCTGGTTCTCTGCACGCCAGCAGCTCACGGCTAGGGGCAGGAAGAGTGAGAGATACCGAGCTGAGGAGcctgccctgccagccccccaggGTCTCCCTTCCCTCTGCCGCTGggctctcccctgccaccccacttgGAAGGTCTTGGCTGTTGGGGCAGGGgggccagcagggctggggccacacATGCCTGTTGCCCAGCCACTGAGCAGTGCCCCTCTGTCACAGAGCGGGGAGGAGTCAGGGCCCGGCACCCCCGGGTTCCTGCGAtgcaccaggactctcagccagccagtaacacagaaggtttatttagacgacaggaacacagtccacgACAGGCCTTGCCGGTACAGAcagcaggaccccctttagttatttccactggggccccagggaggccacagcccctttGGGGGGGCACCCCTCTCCATTTCCGAGCCAGCTGCAAACTGAAACCCCCCCAGATTCtcagcctccccccagctccttccccagcctttgtgtcgctttgtccagtgtcccaggcagaggtgtcacctagcctccaaaccccctcctggggtctcaagtatcctcccttccccagtgcagccGTCCCAGCACAattcccctgcaaccttcccaggtcagtgctccccactcagcattcacagaacacagccacaacattcccacttcatcacatcctctcccctggctgtggggtgAGCTGGGGGCCCAGGCGCGGAGTGATGCCGCTGTCCCCTGGCTGTGGGGTGGGCCAGGGCCCAGGCGCTGAGCGGTGCCGCTGTCCCCTGGCTGTGGGGTGGGCCAGGGCCCAGGCGCTGAGCGGTGccgctctcccctggccctggggtgGGCCGGGACCCAGGCGCTGAGCGGTGccgctctcccctggccctggggtgGGCCGGGGCCCAGGCGCTGAGCGGTGccgctctcccctggccctggggtgGGCCGGGGCCCAGGCGCTGAGCCATGCCGCTCTCCTCTGGCCGTGGGGTGGATCGGGGGCCCGGGGCCCAGGATCTGAGCGgtgctgctctcctctggctgTGGGGTGAGCCAGGGGCCCAGGTGCTGTGCCGTGCCGCTCTCCCCTGGCTGGGGTGGGTCAGGAGCCCGGGACCCAAGCACTGAGCCATGCCGCTCTCCTCTGGCCGTGGGGTGGGTTGGGGGCCCGGGGCCCAGGATCTGAGCCGTGCCGCTCTCCCCTAGGCGTGGGGTGGTCCGGGGCCCGGGACCCAGG from Gopherus flavomarginatus isolate rGopFla2 chromosome 6, rGopFla2.mat.asm, whole genome shotgun sequence includes these protein-coding regions:
- the QARS1 gene encoding glutamine--tRNA ligase isoform X2: MAAGPDTLSLFTAIGLSQPKARETLKNEALSALLREAVTQAQGILGPTVDKATGTLLYNVASRLKDQKRLRFLVGCITSKKIVTDLQLSAALEYVRSHPMDPIDTADFEQECGVGVVVTPEQIEEAVEAAVNKHRAELLSERYHFNMGLLMGEARRRLRWADGKSIKNEVDLQAGKAKPAEAEKQQKAAEEENGGVTLETKSLMEQLRGEALKFHKPGENYKTEGYVITPHTMALMKQHLEITGGQVRTRFPPEPNGILHIGHAKAINFNFGYAQANGGVCFLRYDDTNPEKEEEKYFTAIRDMVEWLGYKPHAVTHASDYFDQLYVWAVELVRRGHAYVCHQRVEEIKGHNPPPSPWRDRPVEESLLLFEGMKRGKFEEGEATLRMKLVMEDGKLDPVAYRIKYMPHHRTRDRWCIYPTYDYTHCLCDSIEHITHSLCTKEFQARRSSYFWLCNALGVYCPVQWEYGRLNLLYTVVSKRKIIRLVEAGAVRDWDDPRLFTLTALRRRGFPPEAINNFCARVGVTVAQTTMEPHLLEACVREVLNERAPRAMAVLQPLRVIITNFPTQKALEVFVPNFPANETKGFHKVPFQATIYIEQSDFREVVDQGYKRLALGQPVGLRHTGYIIAVQNVVKDASGQVMELEVTCTKSDAAEKPKAFIHWVSEPLVCEVRLYERLFLHKNPEDPAEVPAGFLSDLNPDSLRVIAGALADRSVCSAKPLDKFQFERLGYFSVDPDSTEGKMVFNRTVTLKEDPGKV
- the QARS1 gene encoding glutamine--tRNA ligase isoform X5; its protein translation is MDPIDTADFEQECGVGVVVTPEQIEEAVEAAVNKHRAELLSERYHFNMGLLMGEARRRLRWADGKSIKNEVDLQVLHLLGPKTEADLEKKPKAGKAKPAEAEKQQKAAEEENGGVTLETKSLMEQLRGEALKFHKPGENYKTEGYVITPHTMALMKQHLEITGGQVRTRFPPEPNGILHIGHAKAINFNFGYAQANGGVCFLRYDDTNPEKEEEKYFTAIRDMVEWLGYKPHAVTHASDYFDQLYVWAVELVRRGHAYVCHQRVEEIKGHNPPPSPWRDRPVEESLLLFEGMKRGKFEEGEATLRMKLVMEDGKLDPVAYRIKYMPHHRTRDRWCIYPTYDYTHCLCDSIEHITHSLCTKEFQARRSSYFWLCNALGVYCPVQWEYGRLNLLYTVVSKRKIIRLVEAGAVRDWDDPRLFTLTALRRRGFPPEAINNFCARVGVTVAQTTMEPHLLEACVREVLNERAPRAMAVLQPLRVIITNFPTQKALEVFVPNFPANETKGFHKVPFQATIYIEQSDFREVVDQGYKRLALGQPVGLRHTGYIIAVQNVVKDASGQVMELEVTCTKSDAAEKPKAFIHWVSEPLVCEVRLYERLFLHKNPEDPAEVPAGFLSDLNPDSLRVIAGALADRSVCSAKPLDKFQFERLGYFSVDPDSTEGKMVFNRTVTLKEDPGKV